CGCGGCGACCTGGTCGTCGTCCCGCCCAAGCTCGCCCACGCGTTCGCCGCGGCACCCGGTGAGAGGGCGGACCTGCTCATCGTCATCACGCCCGGCGTGGAGCGGTTCGAGTACTTCCGCCACCTGGAGCGCATCGCGTACGGAAAGGTGCCGCCGGAGAGCCTGCGCGACGTGCAGGAGGTCTACGACACGTACTTCCTGAAGAGCGAGGCGTGGGAGGCGGCCCGGCACTGAAGGGCTGCCGCCGTACCGAAGCCGGACCGTCAACCGCCAGTCCCGCGACAGCGGCCCGAAGCCGGCACCCGCGATGCCGTGACGGTGGGGTCAGGGGGCGAGGCGGGGGAAGAGGGCCTCGGCGCTCTCGCGGTTGACGGCCTCGGCCTGGCCGGGGGTGAAGTTCGGGTAGGTCTCAAGGAAGTCGTTGTAGTAGCTGCCGGCCTCCTGCGGGGCGAAGGGCCAGTCGCTGCCGTAGAGGACGTGGCCGGGCTCGGCGAAGGCGAGCAGGGCGGGCAGGGCGCTGGGGCTGGCGGACAGCGCGGTGTCGAAGTAGAACCGCTTCAGGTCGCGCAGGATGTCCTCGGCCTTGCGCTCGCGGTCGACGACGGTGGAGGTCAGGCCGGAGAAGCGGTACGCGGCTCCTGCGGCGTGAACTGCGACAGGGCCGCGTACTGGCGTGCGCGCAGCACCGCCTCGCCGGAATCACCGGCGAGACGGTCCCCGGGGCAGCGGAGTCGGAGGCCAACGAGGGCTGAGGCGGTCCCGCGTATGCAACGAGCCGCGCATACGACAAGACCACCGCCATCCACCCGGCCGCGCATCGCAGGCATCATCAGCCGGTCCGGCCGGTGATCCGGCCGGTGACCTGGAAGAAACGACCCAGCTCCCGCAGGCGCTTGCCGCGACCCCTCATCGGCCCGCAGCCCTCATCCGCTCCGGTCCGGGCGACGTCCAGGCACAACCCCTATGCCGGCTCGGACAGTTGGTCGAGGCGATCGCGGTGGGCCTGGGACAGGTGGAGGTCTTCGGCGGCGACGTTCTCCTCCAGGTGGTCGATCCGGGCGGTACCCGGGATCGGGAGGATGACCGGTGAGCGGCCCAGGAGCCACGCGAGCGCGACCTGCGTGGGGGTGGCGTCAAGTTCGGCCGCCACGGCGGCTACCTCGGCCCTCGCC
This sequence is a window from Streptomyces sp. NBC_01775. Protein-coding genes within it:
- a CDS encoding amidohydrolase family protein; translated protein: MTSTVVDRERKAEDILRDLKRFYFDTALSASPSALPALLAFAEPGHVLYGSDWPFAPQEAGSYYNDFLETYPNFTPGQAEAVNRESAEALFPRLAP